The genomic window ATGATAATAATTTCGTTTTCAATTCACCGTTAATGGGATTTTCAGATTGAGTGAATATACCATCTTTATTGACTTTGAGCAGGCAGGCATTAACATTGACAACGCCTGCGACAGAGGATGGAATATATAAATCTAAACTGATCAAAAATCCTCCATCGCCGGCTTCTGAGAGGTGTTTGATTTGGAATCTGTCAGTATTCATTGGATATTTTGTTTCCCAGATCAGACTCAAGTCGGGTCTGAATTTGGAAATGAAGATGGTATGAATATTATTTCTAACATCTGTAGTTTTTACACTTGTACAAATGATATTGCCATCCTTGCTGCGTATGATTTTGGAGAAGTCGCTTGGGAGACCCAAGACAGGATTGGTGAAAGTTTTTTTGGAGATCAGCCGGCCATTTTTGTCCAACTCAAAGATGCAGGGCAGGGTTTGAGTCTGACTCTTGCAGGTGCTGCCCACCAACAATATTCTATCATTTGTCTCTAACAAATCTCGGAAGATTGCATTCTCGCAGGTGTCATTATATGACCAGATGACATTGCCATCCAGATCTATTTTGCTGAGTTTTACATTTCTGTCTTGATTGTTGTCAGTGATGATGTATAGTTTTTTGTCGGATGAAGCTTTGATCTCCCTGAGGCGTATATTGTTGGTGGTATAAAACTGGTGGATGCTGTCGGTCGTCATGTCCCATTTTAAAATGTTAAAATTAAAATTGATAAATTCTAATGCAAATATGACATTGCTTTCATCCAATAGGGCAAGATTGCTAATTCCGCCTGAATTTGGATCATGGAATATCGTTTCGTTCAGAATGTGGGCTGCCTGGTCTGTTTCGAATATTCTAAAAAAACGTTGCCCGGAAGTATCAATGTATCCGGCGTAGGCATAAAAAAATGATCCGGTACCCGGTCTAAAAGTTGCTAAAGAACTATTATCAGTTCTAAAGCCATCTACCCGGACATTACTAAAAATAGTCTCATAGTCATCTATTTTATCCACATACAGAGAGTCCAGGATGTATCCGCACTCGTCTCGCCTCATGATCTTGACACCATTGAGCGTATCCAGATGTCCATTAAATTCCTGAAAACCGATGGAGACAGTATATCCGGGGTGCAGCACGTCCGGTAGGGTGATGTCAATATAATCTTCGTCCACGTTGCAATTGGAATTAGCAAAGTAGGTGCATTGCGCTGTCAGTCTATAAGCTAAAGCGAGAAATAAAATAAGAACATACAAGCTTTTCATAGAGGGGTGATGTTGCTTATGGTAAAGGTATTGAATTTCTATTTTTTAAAGCAAGAAAAATTTATTTTTTCAAACTTATCATTTTGCCCTCATTGCAATCCAGCATACAATAATTGCACAAAGTAATCTATCTTGGACTAAGCAATGACCAGGCTTGACTCTCGCACTCAATATTTCACAAACTTTTCAGCACTGCCGGATTTTTGCTTTGAATTGATTTGTCGGATCAAATACATCCCGGCGGGTAGATCTGAGATGTCAATGGTCTGATCATTGGATATTTCATTTTTAATCCATCTGCCTGACATGTCGAAAATGCCTAAAATAGTACCCCGCTGTACTTCAGCTTGAAGTCTTAACTGATTGTGATCAAAATTCTGCGCCAGGATTTTTGTTTGGAGCATATTATCTTCTGGATAAGTGATGGATGTCACTTCTCCTTTTGAATTGGTTTTGATAATAATACTAAAAACGTTTAAATTTCCATATTTTGAAAATATGTAATAACCCCCATCTTCACTTTCTTTTGCATAAGTACCAAAAAATGTGTATTTTACTCCTATATCAATGAAAGTACTTAAATCGAATGATATTTCGAAAATTTTATTAAAATTGGAGTTTAATTTTAATAGGAATATCGGTTTTTTATTCTCCCTTATTGAAGTTGTTTTATGTCCGGAAAGAATATATCCACCATCGTTGGTTTTTTCAATACTGAAATATGTAGCAGGCAGTCCTGTAGTGGGATTGTCATACAGAAAAGTGTCGATTGCTGTACCTGATGTATCATATCTATACACACAGGGATAGAATTTGTTGTTTTTCTTTGTACAACCGCTTACGATTACGAATTGGCCATCAAATGCAATCCCAAATAACTTAGATCCAGCGTCGTCGAATGAATAGTTCCAATCTATTTTTTTCTCTGCGTTTCGTTTTATTAATTTATACCTTTGATCATCTAATGTGTTAGCAATAAAATAATCAGATTGTTTATAATTTACAGCCGTTCTAATATTTAATCCTGAATGATTAATAAAAACAGTATCTTTGTACACATTTTTCTCGGGACCAAAATTATATATTGATTTTAGTAACATTGAATTACTATTTGAATATAACAAAATGTTATTATTGTCTTGTAATTGGAGGTTGATATCAGTTAAGTGTCCTTGATTAGTGCTATCAATTAATGTATTTAATAAATTCCCCTTTAAATCATATTGGTGGATTGAATGAAAAAACAGGTCGGGCTGAAGAGTGTCATAAAACTCTGAAGCTAAATATGCTATATTATTTTTTTTGTCAAAAATACCATTCTTATATAAATCAAAATTTAAATTATTAGGCCTGTAATTTCGAAATCTGGTTAAAGATGGTGATTTAAATATAAATGGTGTTGTGCCACAAGCGCTTTTATAACCTAATTCAGACCTTAATATTCCAAAACTGTCGCGAGTCCAACAGATGAAAATTTCGGCACCATTGCTAGTGTCATACCATGAGTCATTTACATCTTCAACGTACGGATCTTCGCTTTTTTTTGCATAAAATATATAATTGCATTGCGCTGTCAGTCTATAAGCTAAAGTGAGAAATAAAATAAGAACATACAAGCTTTTCATAGAGGGGTGATGTTGCTTATGGTAAAGGTATTGAATTTCTATTTTTTAAAGCAAGAAAAATTTATTTTTTCAAACTTATCATTTTGCCCTCATTGCAGTGCAGCATACAATAATTGCACAAAGTAATCTATCTTGGACTAAGCAATGACCAGGCTTGACTCACGCACTCAATATTTCACAAACTTTTCAGCACTGCCGGATTTTTGCTTTGAATTGATTTGTCGGATCAAATACATTCCGGCGGGTAGATCTGAGATGTCAATAGTCTGATCAATGGATATTTCATTTTTAATCCATCTGCCTGACATGTCGAAAATGCCTAAAATAGTACCCCGCTGTACTTCAGCTTGAAGTCTCAACTGATTGTGATCAAAATTATATGATAATAATTTCGTTTTCAATTCACCGTTAATGGGATTTTCAGATTGAGTGAATATACCATCTTTATTGACTTTGAGCAGGCAGGCATTAACATTGACAACGCCTGCGACAGAGGATGGAATATATAAATCTAAACTGATCAAAAATCCTCCATCGCCGGCTTCTGAGAGGTGTTTGATTTGGAATCTGTCAGTATTCATTGGATATTTTGTTTCCCAGATCAGACTCAAGTCGGGTCTGAATTTGGAAATGAAGATGGTATGAATATTATTTCTAACATCTGTAGTTTTTACACTTGTACAAATGATATTGCCATCCTTGCTGCGTATGATTTTGGAGAAGTCGCTTGGGAGACCCAAGACAGGATTGGTGAAAGTTTTTTTTGGAGATCAGCCGGCCATTTTTGTCCAACTCAAAGATGCAGGGCAGGGTTTGAGTCTGACTCTTGCAGGTGCTGCCCACCAACAATATTCTATCATTTGTCTCTAACAAATCTCGGAAGATTGCATTCTCGCAGGTGTCATTATATGACCAGATGACATTGCCATCCAGATCTATTTTGCTGAGTTTTACATTTTTGTGTTGATTGTTGTCAGTGATGATGTATAGTTTTTTGTCTGATGAGGCTTTGATCTCCCTGAGGCGTATATTGTTGGTGGTATAAAACTGGTGGATGCTGTCGGTCGTCATGTCCCATTTTAAAATGTTATAATTAAAATTGATATATTCTAATGCAAATACGACATTGCTTTCATCCAATAGGGTGATATTACTAATATTCAAAGAATTTGGATCAAGGAATGTAGTTTCATTCAAAATATGGGCCTTCTGGTCTGTTTCGAATATTCTAAAAAAACGCTGCCCGGAAGTATCAATGTATGCGTTGTAGGCATAAAAAAATGATCCGGTACCCGGTCTAAAAGTTGCTAAAGAACTCGTAGCGTCTCTAGATCCGGATGCCGGGACATTTCTAGAAATGATCTCGTAGTCATCTATTCTGTCTACATACTGAGAATCCAGGATGGATCCGCACTCGTCACGCCTCATGATCTTGACTCCATTGAGGGTATCCAGATGTCCATTAAATTCCTGAAAACCGATGGATACAGTATATCCCGGGTGCAGCACGTCCGGTAGGGTGATGTCAATATAATCTTCGTCCACGTTACAATTGGAATTTGCAAAGTAGGTGCATTGCGCTTTAGCATAGCTGCACAAAAATATAAGTAAATAGAAATGAATAATACTTTTCATAATATAGACAAGTTTAAATTGGATAAAGGGGCAGTAAAAAAACGACTACCCCTTTATCGTTTGTTTAATGAATGTGTACAAATTTAATAGAACTTGTACCAATGTCGCTTTTGATTTTTAGGCCATACAAGCCTTGTGGTATCTTATTGATGGCAAATCTGCATAAAAATCCATTATTGCAATTATCTGCTTTTTGTTTGGATAAAATTTTTCCTTGCAAGTCAAAAATTTCAATTTCGTATATTCCCATCGATCGGTTAGATTGAATATACAGAGTATTTACGTCAGAGTAGGCGTTAAATTTTGGAGTCGTATTTTCATTTTTGGAAGGCTCATTTGCTCTGGACTCATATACCTCATCACCTTTGAATGCAAAACAAGATAGATTAGCACAATTAGGATTCATAATTGATAACTCATCAACCGGGAACAGATCTGCAGTAGGTGAACAATTCGGTACTGCAGCGCACCAGGATGTACACATACCTGCTTTTCTTTCTGCCTTCATAGATTTGTATCTTACATAATTACTTGGAAGGCAACAATGATTGGCAGTGACTTTAATTGTCCACCAAGAATCTCTATAAATAGGAACAAAACAAGTTTTATTATTGGGTAGGGTGGTGCATTGATAACCATTGCATGATTGATAACAAAGTTTGTATGTGAACAGATTGCAGTTAGTAGTAATGGGCCAAAACATGAACAAATCTCCTGTACAGCCTCCTACATCTAACCAAGCATATCTAAATTTTGGGTGATCTATTTGAGAACCCGGGTTCGGATTACAAGGTAAAGAGTTGATGCATGTGATATTGGTGGTGAGATTGATCTCACATTTCGATCCATCAAGGAAAATTATGATTGCCTTAATAGCATAATTTCCGTAGAAACAAAAATCATAAGGCTGTTGGAGTGCACCATAAATCTGATCGCAGAGCCTACCATTTTGACCGGTACTGGAGTGTGTGTGTGTGTGTGTGTGTGTGTGTGTGTGTGTGTGTGTGTATGTGTGTGTGTGTGTGTGTGTGTGTGTGTGAATAACTCATTGTTATAAAATTTAAAATGTAAAAAAATCATATTGTCGATCTTGGGTTTTAATGTTTTTATTATTTTATAATCATAGGCGCGATGTTTTATGTGTAATTCAATATGCAATAATGACTGATTCAAATCAGAGGTGCAAGCAAATACAAATATATTTTATTTCATAATACATAATTCCTTAATTTATTACTTCTTGAAAAATTGAAATGTTATTTCTATAAATTATTCGAATGCCTATTCAAATTAAAGTATGATTTATTTTATCGATTTAATTTGTAACTTTGAACAACCAATCCTTGAACATATGCAACCTAAGCTGCTATACACTCTTATTTTCACACTATTTCTATGTCCAAATTTGATCGGCCAAGGTATTCAGATCACACATTCTGTCATCGGTGAGGTCAGTATTTGTGGCCCGGCTAAGTTTCAATTAGAGTTGAAAAACAACAATTCATTTGACCTTTCTAGCACCTTGGTCAGATTCGAACTACCTGCAGGATTTTCCTATAATCTAGCTAGTGTATCGGGCGCCAGTGAGCAGAATATCTCTCTAGTAAACGCACCTGTATTTGAGATCGCCTCATTAGCAGCCGGAAGCAAGCTGGTGATCCAATTGAGTGCAAATACAGAATGTAGCCTCTTTGATGCTGTAAACAATGCTAAGACATTTTCAAATCGAATCGTGGTTTCTAGTGCAGAAGCGAAAGATTCAATTATAACGATGCCACCATACCAAGTCAATACAGCCTATCTTGTAATTGAAAACCCCAGCAGTCTGCGTACAGAAACAGGCATCGAATTGAGGCGCGATGTTAAATTGATCAATTCGAGACTTGGGGCTGTCTCATCTGTGGTCTATCGAGATCAACACAAACCCGCTCATATTCGCTCCCTCAATGGTCGAACGGTGGTTCAAAATGATACAGACCTCGTCGTCATTTATGATGGAAGTGACTTTGCTCAAATTGGAGATAAGGATAGCCTCCTGGAGAGGGACGAATTTGTTATTGTACAAGAGCTGATTCAGTCTATTGACTGTATTCCATCGTTCGTGAACTCCACCTTAACTGCTGATTGGGGTTGTAATTCTGAATATTGCCAACAAGCATTCCAAAGCGCTACTGTGGAATTTATCAATACTACAAACCGCGCTGACCTCACCTTTGAATTTGCCCCTAAAGCTCCGGAATGTATCTGTGATCCGAAAGGAGAAGTCCAACATCTGAAAATTAAAAATAGAGGAAAAGGCACAGCAGAAAATTTTTGTCTAAACCTGCAGGCTTATCTGGCTAATGTATTGAGCCAATATGCTATTTTGGAAAATTCTATCACAGTTGACCCACCTTCAGCACTGGCAAAAATAGAATATAAGGAACCAAATCAACTGTGTGGTATGGATTATTTCCGTTTGGCAGAATTGTGTTTTAATGATTTGTCTCCTCAAGAAGAGATTGATATTCAGTTCAGATTTTTGACATGCCAAACGACGATACCAAATGACACGGCTGCTAAACTGAATTATTACTATTCTTATCAATATGAATCAAAATGTGTCAATCGAAGTCTGGCAGGTAAAATGGATGTACCGGTAGTTTTTCCATACAATCAACCTGTGCGGTTGGAAGCAATTTGGTCTTCGGACGTATCTTCAAATAAAGTCATGAATGGAAAGGATAATTATAATTTCAATTTGCATGTCGAAACCGATAAAAAAGTGACGACAGAAAATTATGAAGTTGAGTTTACTCTACCTTGTCCTTTAGTCGTCGAAACCAAGGACTTTGAAGTCGCTGGAATAAAACCACTTGCAATCAACATTGACCAAAGTTACAATACCCGGATCAGTTTATTATACCCTCCACAATTGCCTCAAAAATTTGATATACCGCTTCGTTTGAAAGTCGATTGTACAAATACATGTATTTCCGATTTGAATTCGATCAATAGTAATCGAGTAATTTCCTCATGCCCTTTTCCTAAGTATGAGGATGTGCAAATAGAAATCAAGACCTGTGTCTCGGTAAGACTTACTTGCAAGGATACCTCTTTGCATTGCGGCAGAGGAGCGATACTGAATGAAGATTTTACAATTGTCTGCGATCCTGACACCTTATCCAAAGATACTGTATTGACTTATGCAATATTGGAAAGTGAATCATATAGATCGTCATATGGCAAAATCGATTCCTTAGATATGAGAATCAATGGAGGACGAACTGCTTTGCGGAATGAAGTTGATGAGACTTTGTTGTTGATGGGTGATACCCTGATGAACAGAATTTCTGCCGTGATTTTTTCTGATAATAAAAATGTGCAAGTGAGCAATGTAGAAGTGTTGATCATTACCGACATGACTTTTAAACCGGCCGTGGCAGACCTACAAATTCATTCACGAAAATTTGGTACTTTTAATGGAAGAATTAATCCTGTTACACCATTTTCTGGTTCACCATCGCCATTACCCAACTGCTACAAACCGGTAGTCACTAAGTCCGGTTATGGCATGGGCTATATCGTGAGACTGGATCCCGATACGCTACAAAAATTTGGTTTGCAATTACCGCCGGACTTTTATTTTGAATCAGGAGACAGCATACAGGTAGATTTTGAGGGGCGATTGATAAGTTTACCGGGGCCGAGAGTCGTCAGTACAGAAATTACGAATTATGTATTGGTATACGAGAGCGATAGTTTATTTACTCCAATATCTTGTGGCAAATCTTCAAGAAAGTTCAAAATCGCGATGAATGGATTGACATTTTTAGAATCAGGATTCGATTTGATCACATGTGGTTCCCAGGCAGATTTTCCAAGTTACCGCATAACCGCGGCGCCTTATCTAAATAATTTTTTTAGGAAAGAATTTCGACAATTTCACCATCTGGATTCTATTGCCATGCAATTGCCGGATGGGGTCAACGTAGATAGTTTTCGTTTGGAGTATTTTTATTTAAATCAAGCTCTGAAAGATAGTTTAATTTACTCATTTTCATTACCTGTCAGTTATGTCAATAATTTTGCAATTGGTAGGCTAAACAACTTTCAGAAGCAAATCGCAGAAGAAAATTATATGATTCAGATAACACCTATAGGGAGAGTTGAGGACTGTGTAAAACTAAAGAATGGAACACAAAATTCAGCTTCAATGCTCCTGTATGGTTCTAGCACAGATGACTACCCATTCTATTTGGGGACTCAGTATTTTGTCCCACTTCAAAAATTTACTTTCAGTAAAAACATACCTTTAAAAAAACTCAACAATGCAAATACGCTCTCAGCTGATGAAAAGAGTATTCAGACCAATCTTGCAGAAACCAAAATTCCAATCAGAATTCCATCCTCAGATTTACCCGGAGCATATTTAATTTGTGTTCACTCAGTGCAAGGTACTGTCGATTCATTTTCTATAGTGAGCAATGAAGGGATTCAAATTACTGAAACGAATAAGAATTGTTTTGTTCTACAAGGATTTCAATTAGATTCAGCTTACTTGGTTCAACTTGTTACAGGAAATGCAACCTGTAAGGAAGATACGATATTACTCAGTATTTTTTGGAGTTGCCATCCAGAACAGTTGATGTTTTCTGACAGTTGCAATTTTCAAGAAATCAAAATACCTATTCGACCACTTATGCCGGAGTTGGAAATGGACGTCATGCAAATGAATGCGGTTTCGAGCTTGTGCGATACACTTCCTGAAGTGATGTTGGAACTTTATAATGGGGATCAGGGTGTGGCATTTGATCTCGCGCTTGAGCTTGTCATTCCTGACGGGATTCATCTGATTCCGAACACGCTGCAATATTCCTATCCTATTGGTTCATCATACAGAACATTGCCTTTACCTACACAAGTCAGAACAAATTTATATCGTTGGCAACTTTCGGATATCATACCTGAGATTAAAGCAAACGGATTGCTTGGATTGGATCAATTTCCAAAAAATTCTATTCGATTGCTCATGTATGCAGAAACGGATTGTGATGCTCTTGTTAATGGTTATCTGCAATTTATTTTTTCAGGTAAAGATCCTTGTCAACAACAGAATAATACAATTACAAAATCAGGTAGCCAAATCAGAATTCAAGGTGTACAAAATGCAAATAATCATACCATTAAAAGTTCATCAATCCAACTTGGTTGTCAGGAAGAAACTAAGATAGAATTCTCTGTGGAATCCACAGCAGATTTTAATTCCGGTGATTCTTTGTTGATCACTTTGCCGGAGTATATTGATTTTGTACAAGGCAGTTTAATTTCCCTTCAGGGATTAAATGTGTCCGGTGTGAGGTACATTCCGGGAATGGGAGAGAATTTATTGATTATTCCATTTATTCCAAATTCAGTCAAA from Saprospiraceae bacterium includes these protein-coding regions:
- a CDS encoding T9SS type A sorting domain-containing protein, with protein sequence MKSLYVLILFLALAYRLTAQCTYFANSNCNVDEDYIDITLPDVLHPGYTVSIGFQEFNGHLDTLNGVKIMRRDECGYILDSLYVDKIDDYETIFSNVRVDGFRTDNSSLATFRPGTGSFFYAYAGYIDTSGQRFFRIFETDQAAHILNETIFHDPNSGGISNLALLDESNVIFALEFINFNFNILKWDMTTDSIHQFYTTNNIRLREIKASSDKKLYIITDNNQDRNVKLSKIDLDGNVIWSYNDTCENAIFRDLLETNDRILLVGSTCKSQTQTLPCIFELDKNGRLISKKTFTNPVLGLPSDFSKIIRSKDGNIICTSVKTTDVRNNIHTIFISKFRPDLSLIWETKYPMNTDRFQIKHLSEAGDGGFLISLDLYIPSSVAGVVNVNACLLKVNKDGIFTQSENPINGELKTKLLSYNFDHNQLRLQAEVQRGTILGIFDMSGRWIKNEISIDQTIDISDLPAGMYLIRQINSKQKSGSAEKFVKY
- a CDS encoding T9SS type A sorting domain-containing protein is translated as MKSLYVLILFLTLAYRLTAQCNYIFYAKKSEDPYVEDVNDSWYDTSNGAEIFICWTRDSFGILRSELGYKSACGTTPFIFKSPSLTRFRNYRPNNLNFDLYKNGIFDKKNNIAYLASEFYDTLQPDLFFHSIHQYDLKGNLLNTLIDSTNQGHLTDINLQLQDNNNILLYSNSNSMLLKSIYNFGPEKNVYKDTVFINHSGLNIRTAVNYKQSDYFIANTLDDQRYKLIKRNAEKKIDWNYSFDDAGSKLFGIAFDGQFVIVSGCTKKNNKFYPCVYRYDTSGTAIDTFLYDNPTTGLPATYFSIEKTNDGGYILSGHKTTSIRENKKPIFLLKLNSNFNKIFEISFDLSTFIDIGVKYTFFGTYAKESEDGGYYIFSKYGNLNVFSIIIKTNSKGEVTSITYPEDNMLQTKILAQNFDHNQLRLQAEVQRGTILGIFDMSGRWIKNEISNDQTIDISDLPAGMYLIRQINSKQKSGSAEKFVKY
- a CDS encoding T9SS type A sorting domain-containing protein, which encodes MSLIWETKYPMNTDRFQIKHLSEAGDGGFLISLDLYIPSSVAGVVNVNACLLKVNKDGIFTQSENPINGELKTKLLSYNFDHNQLRLQAEVQRGTILGIFDMSGRWIKNEISIDQTIDISDLPAGMYLIRQINSKQKSGSAEKFVKY
- a CDS encoding T9SS type A sorting domain-containing protein translates to MFWPITTNCNLFTYKLCYQSCNGYQCTTLPNNKTCFVPIYRDSWWTIKVTANHCCLPSNYVRYKSMKAERKAGMCTSWCAAVPNCSPTADLFPVDELSIMNPNCANLSCFAFKGDEVYESRANEPSKNENTTPKFNAYSDVNTLYIQSNRSMGIYEIEIFDLQGKILSKQKADNCNNGFLCRFAINKIPQGLYGLKIKSDIGTSSIKFVHIH
- a CDS encoding gliding motility-associated C-terminal domain-containing protein, which translates into the protein MGDTLMNRISAVIFSDNKNVQVSNVEVLIITDMTFKPAVADLQIHSRKFGTFNGRINPVTPFSGSPSPLPNCYKPVVTKSGYGMGYIVRLDPDTLQKFGLQLPPDFYFESGDSIQVDFEGRLISLPGPRVVSTEITNYVLVYESDSLFTPISCGKSSRKFKIAMNGLTFLESGFDLITCGSQADFPSYRITAAPYLNNFFRKEFRQFHHLDSIAMQLPDGVNVDSFRLEYFYLNQALKDSLIYSFSLPVSYVNNFAIGRLNNFQKQIAEENYMIQITPIGRVEDCVKLKNGTQNSASMLLYGSSTDDYPFYLGTQYFVPLQKFTFSKNIPLKKLNNANTLSADEKSIQTNLAETKIPIRIPSSDLPGAYLICVHSVQGTVDSFSIVSNEGIQITETNKNCFVLQGFQLDSAYLVQLVTGNATCKEDTILLSIFWSCHPEQLMFSDSCNFQEIKIPIRPLMPELEMDVMQMNAVSSLCDTLPEVMLELYNGDQGVAFDLALELVIPDGIHLIPNTLQYSYPIGSSYRTLPLPTQVRTNLYRWQLSDIIPEIKANGLLGLDQFPKNSIRLLMYAETDCDALVNGYLQFIFSGKDPCQQQNNTITKSGSQIRIQGVQNANNHTIKSSSIQLGCQEETKIEFSVESTADFNSGDSLLITLPEYIDFVQGSLISLQGLNVSGVRYIPGMGENLLIIPFIPNSVKKATGSFLVNHLSSLPCGESQIGMRSFSRQKTLCVRDNKECEVLLISGETNISLSKKLAEVQIDSIDFSGLCPVGQKGIKLYVDVKNGLLLANEKFTLQLFEDIDGNRKLNQNDRFVQLLTPAVQSFPQDGKYEFVICVPESNLTKCNYIISTRQNCICNSDTLAISLGGQEVFEKDTICEGATLTLGVSPSASTSYQWSGPGINCDTCSLINWTGPRINGDTLVELTLTEFIGGSCALKHIYQILNVKHPFSRKEIYKICPGESVMFNAGSHTKYRWRQDPDLKQGSYSQNVVVDTSKTYYLDFEDAVSCTGTDTFCVISYDKPDGLTITNDTTILFGTEVILEVMGGIVEKWSPSYELSCIECNKVVASPKFNTLYQAQVRDSNNCFHTLNVAIMVVRPECDTLSLFVPNAFSPNGDTHNDKFYVRGQNFEKILLVVYNRWGQKVFETQDPQFGWDGTYKGEPLGPDVFGYCVEAYCFGGLKIVRRGNVTLLK